From a region of the Triticum aestivum cultivar Chinese Spring chromosome 7D, IWGSC CS RefSeq v2.1, whole genome shotgun sequence genome:
- the LOC123168175 gene encoding F-box protein At5g49610: MAEAAAVGRPRLPEEIVTWEILIRLPPKPLVRCRAVCRSWHRRLTSDAKFLLAHHRRQPSLPLVTTGETHERRIDALDHRTRERRPVARAATAEDLDVLASCDGLLILVAYGGLHICNPATRQRAPLPLLHAACISGLYPHRPSGSYRVLCCLKRAEDDRAVYHVHTVGSDELRCVGQPLDPWASGHQVHALPMMLSWHPLVLADGRFYWHPVHLPGGSGKVNDMLVFDTVAESFQHMISPVEGPLLELFEMNDTLGLYAFRGGTADLWVLQDHHSWAWSMKHRIKLQVVAFSLVPDIQGDLLLLSRKGKTGIRWQYLQYISGADGSLSTRYEWSVFLNLKKHRFRESLVPHSFFLMDGNNDGGVDEKPLFDGLSTVAVLPDDNSELHYGTRDGQVR; this comes from the coding sequence ATGGCAGAAGCGGCGGCCGTCGGCCGTCCTCGCCTCCCTGAGGAGATCGTCACCTGGGAGATTCTCATCCGCCTGCCGCCGAAGCCACTCGTCCGCTGCCGCGCCGTCTGCCGCTCCTGGCACCGCCGCCTCACCTCCGACGCCAAATTCCTCCTCGCCCACCACCGCCGCCAGCCCTCGCTCCCTCTCGTCACCACCGGAGAAACCCATGAGAGAAGGATCGACGCCCTGGACCACCGCACCCGCGAGCGGCGCCCTGTCGCGCGGGCGGCCACCGCCGAGGACCTCGACGTGCTCGCCTCCTGCGACGGCCTCCTCATCCTCGTCGCCTACGGCGGCCTCCACATCTGCAACCCGGCGACTCGCCAGCGCGCTCCTCTCCCGCTGCTTCACGCCGCCTGCATCTCCGGGCTGTACCCTCACCGCCCATCGGGGTCGTACCGAGTGCTGTGCTGCTTGAAGAGAGCCGAGGACGACCGTGCCGTGTACCACGTGCACACCGTCGGATCCGACGAGCTCAGGTGCGTCGGGCAGCCTCTCGATCCGTGGGCGTCCGGGCATCAGGTGCATGCGCTGCCGATGATGCTCTCTTGGCACCCGCTCGTGCTGGCAGACGGCAGATTTTACTGGCACCCCGTGCATTTGCCTGGTGGCAGCGGCAAGGTCAACGACATGCTGGTGTTCGACACCGTGGCCGAGTCTTTCCAGCATATGATTTCCCCCGTTGAGGGCCCCCTTCTTGAGCTGTTTGAGATGAATGACACCCTTGGATTGTATGCCTTCCGTGGTGGCACAGCTGATCTTTGGGTGCTGCAGGATCACCACAGCTGGGCCTGGTCAATGAAGCACCGGATCAAATTGCAGGTGGTGGCCTTCTCTCTAGTGCCGGACATCCAAGGAGATTTGCTCCTCCTTTCTCGAAAGGGGAAGACAGGCATTCGGTGGCAATATCTGCAGTATATTTCTGGTGCCGATGGCAGTTTGTCCACACGGTATGAATGGAGCGTGTTTCTGAATCTTAAGAAACATAGGTTCAGAGAAAGCCTTGTTCCGCATTCCTTCTTCTTGATGGATGGCAATAATGATGGTGGTGTGGATGAAAAGCCGTTGTTCGACGGGTTGTCAACTGTGGCggtgcttcctgatgataattctgaGCTTCACTACGGAACCCGTGATGGACAAGTCCGGTGA